AGTCCCCATTGCGATCTCGACCAACCCTGTGTTTTTGATACGACCGGTCAGTGCGAGGATTTTGGTTCCTTTGCTGGTTTTGGATCCTTTAGAAGCATACCAGGCTGAACCGTTTAGGATTATAGAAGGAACATTGGCCCATGTTTCGACATTATTCAGTGTGGTTGGTTTGTGCCAAAGACCGTCAACCACGGTATGGATGTCTTTTGGCCGCGGTTCACCGACTTTACCTTCCAGAGAAGCCATGAGCGCAGTCGATTCACCACAAACAAAAGCGCCTCCGCCCCGGGCGATATCAACGTCAAAAGAGAATGAAGATCCCAATATATTCTCACCCAGAAGCCCCCGTTCGCGAGCTTGCTGAACAGCCACTTGCGCATGTTTTACCGCCAAAGGGTATTCGTTTCGAACGTAAACATAGCCTTGACCAGCACCAATTGCCCATGCACCGATCATCATTCCTTCGAGAACCAGGTGCGGATTACCCTCCAGTACACAACGATCCATGTAGGCACCGGGATCTCCTTCGTCTGCATTGCATATAACATACTTTTCATCGCCGGGCGCCTCCTGGCAGGCAGCCCACTTGCGGCCGGTGGGAAAGCCGCCCCCGCCCCGTCCTCTTAAACCAGAGGCCTTGATCTCGTCGACGACCGACTTTGGTGTCATCCCAAAAAGGGTTTTCGCAAGCGCCGAATATCCGCCGATAGCAATGTAGTCTTCGATAGCGCATGGATCAACCTGTCGATTTAGGGCCAGTAGCTGACGGTCCTGGGCACGGTAGAAGGGAATTTCCGCCTCGGTCTGAATCGTTTTGCCGGATACCGGATTCTTGTAAAGCAATCGTTCGATAATTTCGCCTTCACAGACGGTTTTGGTAATGATATCGTGGGCGTCGTCAGGCAAAACATGACAATAGAATGTATTGCCCGGGTCTACGATAACAATAGGGCCCTGCTCACAGAAACCGTGGCATCCGGTGGTGCGCACTTGGACCCTCTTTTCCAACCCCTGTTTAACCAGTTCGTTTTTGACTGTATCGATTAGGATTTGGCAGCGTGATGCTTGACACCCGGTCCCGCCGCATAAAACAAGTGTTGTCTGGAATTTTTTGCGGTTATTTTGAAGCTTCGTCCGAAGGGCTTCCAGCTTTCTGATCGTGTTGATCTTAGTCATCTGAAGTTTCCTCCGTTCCGCGTTTACTAAGTGACGTAATTAGTTTGCGTATCTTTCCGGGTGTCATGTGGTGATGGCATGATCCGTTTTCAGTAACGATTGGTGCAAGTGCACAAGCGCCAAGGCAGTTCACATGTTCAATCGTAAAAAGTCCGTCTTGGGTTATTTCTTTGGGCGCAACCCCGAGTTGACCGACTGCCTGGTTGAGAATCATTTTTGCGCCGCGCACATGACATGCTGTGCCCGTGCATACGGTGATTACGTTTTTTCCACGCGGTTTCAATGCAAAAGCCTTGTAAAAAGAAGCAACGCTGTATACTTCCATGATTGGTACGCCCAGTTCACTTGATATGATCTTCATGGATTCTTCAGGGATATAACCATAATGTTCCTGTGTGTCCTGCAGCACCTCTATGAGTTGATGAGGTTGGCTCCGACGTCCTTCTAAGATTGAATCAAGTGTGGCATGCAGCATAAGAACCTCCTTAGGTTGGTATTGTTTTTGATTGACAATATAAGCCGGCATGAATTAAGTAAATACGATTAAAATGCACTTATATTGCCTATAAAGTATGGGCATTAAATATGCCAAATTAATACCCATATACTGCATATCTATAATAGGTAGGATTTATGGATAGAAAAAAAATTCTTTATCGCAGACTACCGGAAAGGATTTTCAAAACCAGCCCTCAGACTTTTTTCATCTGTGGCGAATTCCATTTAACGATGAAAAAGAGCCTTCAAAACTTGTGATTGCGCTTCGCGAG
This genomic window from Candidatus Desulfatibia profunda contains:
- a CDS encoding 4Fe-4S binding protein, with product MTKINTIRKLEALRTKLQNNRKKFQTTLVLCGGTGCQASRCQILIDTVKNELVKQGLEKRVQVRTTGCHGFCEQGPIVIVDPGNTFYCHVLPDDAHDIITKTVCEGEIIERLLYKNPVSGKTIQTEAEIPFYRAQDRQLLALNRQVDPCAIEDYIAIGGYSALAKTLFGMTPKSVVDEIKASGLRGRGGGGFPTGRKWAACQEAPGDEKYVICNADEGDPGAYMDRCVLEGNPHLVLEGMMIGAWAIGAGQGYVYVRNEYPLAVKHAQVAVQQARERGLLGENILGSSFSFDVDIARGGGAFVCGESTALMASLEGKVGEPRPKDIHTVVDGLWHKPTTLNNVETWANVPSIILNGSAWYASKGSKTSKGTKILALTGRIKNTGLVEIAMGTPLKTVVFDIGGGSATGKPVKAVQTGGPSGGCLPVDKFDLPVEFDALAEAGSMIGSGGIVVMDEETCMVDVAKYFLTFLQDESCGKCVPCRLGISRMLEIITDITEGRGNPEQIRLLEELAYTVSETALCALGKTAANPVLSTLRYFRKEYDAHINQNHCPAGVCQALITYTIDPEKCTGCGICKRECPYNSIKGARKKVHKIELQICQKCGICRSECTFEAIQVN
- a CDS encoding NAD(P)H-dependent oxidoreductase subunit E, whose product is MLHATLDSILEGRRSQPHQLIEVLQDTQEHYGYIPEESMKIISSELGVPIMEVYSVASFYKAFALKPRGKNVITVCTGTACHVRGAKMILNQAVGQLGVAPKEITQDGLFTIEHVNCLGACALAPIVTENGSCHHHMTPGKIRKLITSLSKRGTEETSDD